The region TTAATGTACACTTCATTTGATATTCATAAGATAtttaactaaaataaatataatcttaAAATCTTGCCTTTATTTTCTCTTCTGCTTCAGTTCAAATCTAAATTAGTTATTGTAGATAACTATGCATagtaaaatttatacaaaaaatgaatttttaattttaattttaaatcaaatttaatttaattcccaggatatagattttatatattttactggTGATATTATAGACCATGGAGTATGGGAAACTTCAAAGGAAGGAAATGTACAAAgtcttgtaaaaatttatgaatatattcatGATACTTTTAATGATACTATAATATATCCAATATTTGGAAATCATGAATCAAATCCTTTAAATCAGTAAGTTTATTGAAATTTCCAATGAAATTCACTACCAtacataaagaatatttaataacacttgtatataaatttatcagATTAGATAAATGATTCTGTGTAAAATAAACTCACTCTAttctaaaagataaaaaaaaaaaaaaaaaaaaatttacattCGTTCAGTTAACGAAACTTTATTTATTCCGTTTCAAAATAAGATATGTTTTTACGAAATTAtatattacgaaaatattttagatcTGTAAATGAATATTGTTTTAGTTATAAATGACGATTTTCTGAATTATATGTAGGTTCGCACCAAAAAATATAACGCAAGACAATTTAACTACAAATTGgctttataaattaatggcagACCTATGGATTGTATATGGATGGTTACCAGAACATACTCGTTCTACTATACTTCAAGGAGGATATTACACTGTTGTCCCAAAAAGAGGATTTAGAATTATAGCTTTAAATAGCAATGTGTGTTATTCTTACAATTGGTATGTGAAATGAATACTATGctataattgtataaatttcattatacaGTTAGTATGTTACTATCAGAAGTAAATTTTCCaaagaaaaatagtaatatatgTATCAAAAtcatattctattttataatttattttgtgaTTTACTTTCCTCgtatttctttcaattattttattatacaggtGGCTTTGGTATAATCCGCAAGATCCTGATAATCAACTACATTGGCTTGCAACTATTCTTTCTGAAGCAGAGAGAAATGATGAATTTGTACATGTTTTATCCCATATACCCTCTAATAGTAATAGCTGTTTTAAAACGTGGAAACGAGAATATTTAAGAATAATTGATAGATTTTCCCATATAATTAAAGCTGAATTCAATGGGCATACTCATAATGATgaaatagcaatattttataattctgaTATGAAAGCAAAAAATGTTGCCTGGAATGGTGGTAGTATAACAGCTTATTCGAAATTGAAtccgaattataaaatatatatagtaaattGCAGTAATTATGTAAgttgttctttctttcgtttataatatgataaaaaattaacTGAATTATAAAAGTGTATAAAtaactttctttattttaatttagggtaaaaataatagcaaataaacgctcaaatttcttttcttacagGAGGTAGCTGATTACCAAAATTGGATGTATGATCTCAGTTCTGCCAATAAAAATATCCATGTAAGACCAACCTGGTATAAATCATATTCTTTTAAAACAGAATATGACCTTCCAGATTTGTCTGTTAAATCCTTAAATAATTGGCTCTCTACAGCAGCAAAGAATGAAACACTATTGAATAAGTATTACAAGTATGTTAGAACtataataaaagttatatcgttcaatattattctattattgtaCATTATATAGTGGTTCGTTATATGTGTATAGTAAGAATTCATTTTGTTCATTGTAGGAACTTTTACAAACATGCAGGACCTAAATTGCAAGAACCTTGTGATATAAACTGTAAGAAACAGTATTTATGTCGTATAATTGTTCATTCAGAAACTGAactatgtaataatattttaaagaattgaaattaaaattgaaataaaaaatcaagtTTTCCTATATTGTAagtttaatatatttgtaatatgaattttacctaattaaaatttacaaattcttCCGCTCAGTATTAATGAGCTTCATTTGCCGCCTTACAAATCTACCCATTTTGCTATTGATCTATCAAAAACTTTTTCTGATGGAATTTTATCAAACACATGAATCTAAAAGCACAATGGTCgagttaatatataatatttaattaaaagacaATGTTTTAATTACCTGTTTTCTAACATAAATTAGAAGTTTTTCTAGATGCTCTGGATTGTTACATTCTAAGCAAAAGAACCTTCTCCATAATGCACTAGCTAATACCTTGTCATCTGACATGATTCCTTCGTCATAACCAACTATAGCTGCATTAAATTGATATGATAATTCTGctacttgtttcttttttgttcttgGAGTCATTGGCTAgtgataaaaaaattgtaagtaTTTTACATTATGAGCTGATTAGTGGaagttaaatttaataaaataaaaatgaaactagaGGTACAAAActtctatataaaaaaaataaattagggTAAATTAGAACTAGATAACAACGCGCAATTTATTGATTACTCACGCCAAGTAATTCTGCTCTTATAAGAACATCATGCCACATGGCCTCGACCATTTTGCTTATAACTAATTTGCCCTTCTCCCCTTCAGCCATGAAACGTACCATTAACATCCAAACATGTAATTCTGTGACTAAGAACCAAGAGAAAAATGTATCTGGCATATTGAaacctaataaataaaaataatgattgaataattacaaaattaattcacTTAACGAAATCACATTAAATGgaattaataagaaattaagGGCAATAACATACCTttgtaaaatatcgaataattgaGTCCATCAGCAATGTCACCATACAAATCATAACCCAATTCATTTAAATGctaaaatacaaagaaatataaataattattatatcattacgaatattacgaatatatagatattatatttgGAGACATTAAAATTACAATGAATAATCATACTCACagtttttttcttaaaaagatCAAGCTTATGTGACAATGTTTTAATTATTCCAATTTGACTTATTGGTTTAATTAAACTCTTAGATGTATGTACATTCTTATAAAAATGACAAGATTGAGGTTTGATTAAAAAGTTGATGCCATTATTATCAACCAGCTTGCAttctgtgatatattttaatgtcAACGCTAATGGTATCTTctatcataaatatttcatatcatCCATCAAATCAagaaagaataatttaattagataccataaatataaaattataacagtTACATTcagtatttatattttcacaagactgaataaaaataatacaactaataaataaatgaaagggCATAAGATTATAGGATATATTtaaacgtatatatacatataaaaatgctctgtatgttattaaaatttatatataattatagacTTACGTAAAGTATTATAGATTACTAAATAGATCATAATCGATTATGTAGACacaaatactattactatgaatataaaattaaatcaataaataaaagtcacaatatttcatatataaaaaaGCAAAAATTGTCAATAATCAAAgagattatttataatatgataaattaaaattacttattatttttaaatatttgaggTTAAATTAACATCTCTTTATCATAAATGCAAATATACCTTTTTGAAAGTAAACGTTCTTACACAGTGCATCATTCtgctatatatatttaaaatttttcacaCTATATAAAAGACATTTAACCTTTTACTTTTTAAATGAGAAACTAAATTGTAACCCCTGTCTTTTTTTCAAATACAGAGGCATTTTTCTCCATATGCTCCTGAATACAAAGCGCGGCAAAGTTCGAAACAATCGCATTTcttatgattttattaaaaatgttttttaaGAGGTAAACTTGTCTAGTTCGGACATTTAGAAATTATTAACCATTAAATACTTACTAtacgttaaaaattataaatagttccttaaaataataaaaatcttttatttaattataagtaTCTCAACTCtgataattttattctatacagaaattttcttttacatgtatgtaatataaatgTTTCAAACTTTTTACTTTAAGCTTCATTGAAGCTTTTATATACtgaagaaatgaaatgaaacaaTATGATTACTATGATAAGTATTTATCTATATAACTATAGATATTCATATTCTTTGCATATGCCTATACATACATAAGAATCGTTTTTGcgtttctaataaataaataaaattaatagtaatttaaatatttatatagtaaaatGATCATTATTGACTATGTTTTTATCAAATTGAGAATTCTGAATTCACCTATCTATAtaacttaaaatattaaattaaagtttCGAATATTGGATAAGaatcacatttataaatattgatataaatgAATGATacggtatacatatatgtatgtaaagtaTACACATACTTTTCAGAAAGGTTTACGCATGCGTTTTCACGTTTGTCATATgtccaaatttttaattatgtatgtataactTGGTGATGCCGCGTCAAAGATAGAAATAACTGAGTTGTACAAGTAAAATGTGAATTATACAGAAAGAAGAGTTGTAAAAATATCCAAGAAGTTTTGTTAAAATGTACTCTATAAAAACACCCACTTTAAGAATTGATGAAGCTGAtcttaaatgtaaaaatggTTGTGGATTTTATGGAAATGCCGAATGGGAAGGTTATTGTAGCAAATGTTATCGAGAGTATTTACAAAAACAAAGATCAGAAACAGAATGTAATGTTTGCGGACAGAGGTACAATTTATACGTTTATTGATCGATTTATATTAAGTTAGATctatcaaattttttttttattattattattttttttttttttttaagccaTACGTCTGTATGTAGATGTAAAAATTTtagtaatatttgttttttatattataaacttTGTGATAACAATTACAttgcattaaaattataattaacatggAATTAGGCTTCAATCGACATTAAATACGTTTataatgtatgtatttataCTTGAAAAACAGTtagaaattgtactatttagaTTTCATTCTTTTGTGCACCAAACTTTTTGTTctttaatataatgttatattaataatattatatgtataataataatctatttattaattatttcttaaaatatatggatttatatattttttatatttattgctaCATTCTGATTAATGTTTCAGTGCCCCTTCTAACAAGAATGCAATTAGTGCACATCAAAAATATGAGGAAAAGAAAGTACAACAAGAGAAAAAGTATaagttattaaatatatcttttcgtAAACCAGTTGCAAAAGGTACATTTGTCCTATAGTATATTTAACTTTGTATTTGATTTTTGTAAAACATTTActcaatatatattaaaaaaaatttaattgttattttatgtaTACTTTCTTTTATCagattttttgtaaatattatttacattactTACATTATTCTGAAAGTTTTGATTTTTACTAAAGTACAGGGGTACCAAGAATTACTTTATGAATTAACAAAAGATAATCCTGATCTTGAAAAAGTAAAAGCTGACAACCGCGACCTAATAGGTATAATTGCTAAAACACCGGTAGAAAAAGATGTTAGAAAGTGTATGCACTCATTTATAATTGAGATACTGCAGAATAAAGATGTGAAGAGAATAGAGGAACTTTCGGAGATTACACAAACTTTTTATCAAGTATTTGCTAAACGTTTAGAAAATAGTGTTAAATATGCAGgtattggaaaaataaatttatattaaaataatctggaaaattaacaaattagtGTCTTAAAAGTAGTTACatgaacatttttaatttactatttCAGATATATCGCCAGaagttaaagaaaaattattagattACGTAGAAAGATATGCAATGACTTTGCTCTACAGAATTCTGTTTTGTCCGCCTTTTAcaaacgacgaagaaaaagatttGGCAATACAGAAGAGGTTCGCCTTATTCataaatcaaattaataacatttcagATAAAATAGAATGacaattatgatatattacAGAATTCGGCAATTGA is a window of Bombus terrestris chromosome 17, iyBomTerr1.2, whole genome shotgun sequence DNA encoding:
- the LOC100651586 gene encoding sphingomyelin phosphodiesterase 1 isoform X1 gives rise to the protein MWFQQLILSILVLSINGLVRHPEDIDVNSFSNEIELWTKLDYEGELFNDMIKSLKIPTELQNSDWRSFTANSDTKICTICRGILKTFFNLRRKGMSEEDIKDKIVKLCVLFNIQTERVCRGVVELNLPIVLYIVDSKSNLTANTVCGVVLESKSCPLSDPEFDWNIHIDNNSNAIITDNETQKQIKILQITDLHYDPLYEPYGNSICREPVCCRKGQNEPNMTQFAGFWGDYNSCDTPWHAITDALNHIKDTHQDIDFIYFTGDIIDHGVWETSKEGNVQSLVKIYEYIHDTFNDTIIYPIFGNHESNPLNQFAPKNITQDNLTTNWLYKLMADLWIVYGWLPEHTRSTILQGGYYTVVPKRGFRIIALNSNVCYSYNWWLWYNPQDPDNQLHWLATILSEAERNDEFVHVLSHIPSNSNSCFKTWKREYLRIIDRFSHIIKAEFNGHTHNDEIAIFYNSDMKAKNVAWNGGSITAYSKLNPNYKIYIVNCSNYEVADYQNWMYDLSSANKNIHVRPTWYKSYSFKTEYDLPDLSVKSLNNWLSTAAKNETLLNKYYKNFYKHAGPKLQEPCDINCKKQYLCRIIVHSETELCNNILKN
- the LOC100651586 gene encoding sphingomyelin phosphodiesterase 1 isoform X2 gives rise to the protein MIKSLKIPTELQNSDWRSFTANSDTKICTICRGILKTFFNLRRKGMSEEDIKDKIVKLCVLFNIQTERVCRGVVELNLPIVLYIVDSKSNLTANTVCGVVLESKSCPLSDPEFDWNIHIDNNSNAIITDNETQKQIKILQITDLHYDPLYEPYGNSICREPVCCRKGQNEPNMTQFAGFWGDYNSCDTPWHAITDALNHIKDTHQDIDFIYFTGDIIDHGVWETSKEGNVQSLVKIYEYIHDTFNDTIIYPIFGNHESNPLNQFAPKNITQDNLTTNWLYKLMADLWIVYGWLPEHTRSTILQGGYYTVVPKRGFRIIALNSNVCYSYNWWLWYNPQDPDNQLHWLATILSEAERNDEFVHVLSHIPSNSNSCFKTWKREYLRIIDRFSHIIKAEFNGHTHNDEIAIFYNSDMKAKNVAWNGGSITAYSKLNPNYKIYIVNCSNYEVADYQNWMYDLSSANKNIHVRPTWYKSYSFKTEYDLPDLSVKSLNNWLSTAAKNETLLNKYYKNFYKHAGPKLQEPCDINCKKQYLCRIIVHSETELCNNILKN
- the LOC100642230 gene encoding ubiquinol-cytochrome-c reductase complex assembly factor 1 isoform X1, whose product is MMHCVRTFTFKKKIPLALTLKYITECKLVDNNGINFLIKPQSCHFYKNVHTSKSLIKPISQIGIIKTLSHKLDLFKKKTHLNELGYDLYGDIADGLNYSIFYKGFNMPDTFFSWFLVTELHVWMLMVRFMAEGEKGKLVISKMVEAMWHDVLIRAELLGPMTPRTKKKQVAELSYQFNAAIVGYDEGIMSDDKVLASALWRRFFCLECNNPEHLEKLLIYVRKQIHVFDKIPSEKVFDRSIAKWVDL
- the LOC100642230 gene encoding ubiquinol-cytochrome-c reductase complex assembly factor 1 isoform X3, with protein sequence MIYLVIYNTLQCKLVDNNGINFLIKPQSCHFYKNVHTSKSLIKPISQIGIIKTLSHKLDLFKKKTHLNELGYDLYGDIADGLNYSIFYKGFNMPDTFFSWFLVTELHVWMLMVRFMAEGEKGKLVISKMVEAMWHDVLIRAELLGPMTPRTKKKQVAELSYQFNAAIVGYDEGIMSDDKVLASALWRRFFCLECNNPEHLEKLLIYVRKQIHVFDKIPSEKVFDRSIAKWVDL
- the LOC100642230 gene encoding ubiquinol-cytochrome-c reductase complex assembly factor 1 isoform X2, whose protein sequence is MMHCVRTFTFKKIPLALTLKYITECKLVDNNGINFLIKPQSCHFYKNVHTSKSLIKPISQIGIIKTLSHKLDLFKKKTHLNELGYDLYGDIADGLNYSIFYKGFNMPDTFFSWFLVTELHVWMLMVRFMAEGEKGKLVISKMVEAMWHDVLIRAELLGPMTPRTKKKQVAELSYQFNAAIVGYDEGIMSDDKVLASALWRRFFCLECNNPEHLEKLLIYVRKQIHVFDKIPSEKVFDRSIAKWVDL